In Acidovorax sp. GBBC 1281, a single window of DNA contains:
- a CDS encoding cytochrome b/b6 domain-containing protein produces the protein MKKSNPPHPPVPVWDAAVRLLHWSLVASVAAAWITRHRLGPLHENLGYAALAIACARVAWGFAGRHHARFAQFVRGPAATWAYARAVGAGRAPRHLGHNPLGGWMVVALLGCIGLLGFTGWLYTTDLFWGYGWLANLHEGLGWTLLGLVALHVGGVLFTGYKHRENLVRAMVTGRKAPPTGDDVP, from the coding sequence TTGAAGAAAAGTAATCCGCCCCACCCGCCCGTTCCCGTGTGGGACGCGGCGGTGCGGCTCCTGCACTGGTCGCTGGTGGCCTCGGTCGCCGCGGCCTGGATCACCCGCCACCGGCTGGGGCCCCTGCACGAGAACCTGGGCTACGCCGCCCTGGCCATCGCCTGCGCGCGCGTGGCCTGGGGCTTCGCGGGCCGGCACCACGCGCGCTTCGCGCAGTTCGTGCGCGGGCCGGCCGCCACCTGGGCCTACGCGCGGGCCGTGGGCGCGGGGCGCGCGCCGCGCCACCTGGGCCACAACCCGCTGGGCGGCTGGATGGTGGTGGCGCTGCTGGGCTGCATCGGTCTGCTGGGGTTCACCGGCTGGCTCTACACCACCGACTTGTTCTGGGGCTACGGCTGGCTCGCCAACCTGCACGAGGGCCTGGGCTGGACCCTGCTGGGCCTGGTCGCCCTGCACGTGGGCGGCGTGCTGTTCACCGGGTACAAGCACCGCGAGAACCTCGTGCGGGCCATGGTCACCGGGCGCAAGGCTCCGCCCACGGGCGACGACGTGCCCTGA
- a CDS encoding DUF4124 domain-containing protein: MSKKKRIGGAAAIAVAAGLLCTAVSAQPVYKWVDAQGRTQYGQQPPDLSTAEQPQLHNTVPFGSSGGTGSGAAPRKLPRDVQDQVNGLAQGLTKTQPGKVPLSCGRAVSNATSGLDTMLETGDKNARDGYLSREQYEATAGKIRATRSHITVGDCESATGVKRDFYQCISNDRNHVMGCAQQHRF, translated from the coding sequence ATGTCCAAGAAGAAGAGAATCGGGGGCGCTGCGGCCATCGCCGTGGCAGCCGGGTTGCTGTGCACGGCCGTTTCGGCGCAGCCGGTCTACAAATGGGTGGATGCGCAGGGCCGCACGCAGTATGGCCAGCAGCCGCCGGACCTGTCCACGGCCGAGCAGCCGCAGTTGCACAACACGGTGCCGTTCGGCAGCAGCGGCGGGACTGGTTCCGGCGCGGCGCCGCGCAAGCTGCCCCGGGACGTGCAGGACCAGGTGAACGGCCTGGCGCAGGGCTTGACCAAGACGCAGCCGGGCAAGGTGCCGCTGTCCTGCGGCAGGGCGGTGAGCAACGCGACCTCGGGCCTGGACACCATGCTGGAGACTGGCGACAAGAACGCACGCGACGGCTACCTGTCGCGCGAGCAATACGAAGCCACGGCGGGCAAGATCCGCGCCACGCGCAGCCACATCACGGTCGGCGACTGCGAGTCGGCCACGGGCGTCAAGCGCGACTTCTACCAGTGCATTTCCAACGACCGCAACCACGTGATGGGGTGCGCGCAGCAACACCGCTTCTGA
- a CDS encoding lytic transglycosylase domain-containing protein: MQLLKILTPLVAGALLAGGATLAVAQNRGDDTLLEMQQAFRKGDRQRLTQLLPSARGHVLEPWAAYWELRARLGEALPQEVGAFLQRYAGTYQEDRLRNDWLLLVGQRRDWVQFSELHPQFRMGDDREVRCYALLIEQIKGTAPAGAIDEVLRNWYGQREADDGCTHAVAEFYADKKVTAMDIWRKARLSAEANRARATRNAVEIVAPEALPQLREVFDSPVKFLAGRATAAGRVRQELVVLGLIKMAMADPGAAARLLDAKWGVQLSSEERNWVWGVIGKQTAIALSPDAMGYFGNVSKDADLSDDTLGWKVRAALRAGQWKQVARAIDAMSPTARQDSTWTYWRARAWLSNRPGDEDKARARELLERIAGTNGFYEMLALEELGQRVVLPAAPLPPTPEEKAAVRANPSLNRGLYAILLGLRGEGVREWNYATNLHSPGGMADRELLAAAEFACQREVWDRCINTSERTKAAFDASQRFPMPFRSTVVARSQAIGLDPAYVYGLIRQESRFVMDARSGVGASGLMQVMPATARWTARKIGMANFTPDQINDRETNITIGTAYLKLALDDFDGSMPLAAAAYNAGPGRPRNWRNGPLLEAAIWAENVPFSETRDYVKKVLANTTLYAAILSGQPQSLKGRLGSVGPRDAAVPEPNKDLP; the protein is encoded by the coding sequence ATGCAATTGCTCAAGATTCTGACACCGCTCGTCGCGGGCGCCTTGCTCGCCGGTGGCGCGACCCTTGCGGTCGCGCAAAACCGGGGTGACGATACCCTGCTGGAGATGCAGCAGGCCTTCCGCAAGGGCGACCGGCAACGGCTCACCCAGTTGCTGCCGAGTGCCCGTGGCCACGTGCTCGAGCCCTGGGCCGCCTATTGGGAGTTGCGGGCCCGCCTCGGCGAGGCCCTGCCGCAGGAGGTGGGCGCCTTCCTGCAGCGCTACGCCGGCACCTACCAGGAAGACCGCCTGCGCAACGACTGGCTGCTGCTGGTGGGCCAGCGCCGCGACTGGGTGCAGTTTTCCGAGCTGCACCCGCAGTTCCGCATGGGAGACGACCGCGAGGTGCGCTGCTACGCGCTGCTGATCGAGCAGATCAAGGGCACGGCGCCGGCCGGCGCCATCGACGAGGTGCTGCGCAACTGGTACGGCCAGCGCGAGGCCGACGACGGCTGCACGCACGCGGTGGCCGAGTTCTATGCCGACAAGAAGGTCACGGCCATGGACATCTGGCGCAAGGCGCGCCTGTCGGCCGAGGCCAACCGCGCCCGCGCCACGCGCAACGCGGTCGAGATCGTGGCGCCCGAGGCGCTGCCGCAGCTGCGCGAGGTGTTCGATTCGCCCGTGAAGTTCCTGGCCGGCCGCGCCACGGCCGCCGGGCGCGTGCGCCAGGAACTGGTCGTGCTCGGGCTCATCAAGATGGCCATGGCCGACCCCGGCGCCGCGGCGCGGCTGCTGGATGCCAAGTGGGGCGTGCAGCTGTCGTCCGAGGAGCGCAACTGGGTCTGGGGCGTGATCGGCAAGCAGACGGCGATCGCGCTGTCGCCGGACGCCATGGGCTACTTCGGCAACGTGTCCAAGGACGCCGACCTGTCCGACGACACCCTGGGCTGGAAGGTGCGCGCCGCCCTGCGGGCCGGCCAGTGGAAGCAGGTGGCGCGCGCCATCGACGCCATGTCGCCCACCGCCCGCCAGGACAGCACGTGGACCTACTGGCGTGCCCGCGCCTGGCTGTCCAACCGCCCGGGCGACGAAGACAAGGCCCGCGCCCGCGAGTTGCTCGAACGCATCGCGGGCACCAACGGGTTCTATGAAATGCTGGCCCTGGAAGAGCTGGGCCAGCGCGTGGTGCTGCCGGCCGCGCCCCTGCCGCCGACGCCCGAGGAAAAGGCCGCCGTGCGCGCCAACCCGTCGCTCAACCGCGGGTTGTACGCCATCTTGCTGGGGCTTCGCGGCGAAGGCGTGCGCGAATGGAACTACGCCACCAACCTGCACAGCCCGGGCGGCATGGCCGACCGCGAGCTGCTGGCCGCCGCCGAATTCGCATGCCAGCGCGAGGTGTGGGACCGCTGCATCAACACCAGCGAGCGCACCAAGGCGGCGTTCGACGCGTCGCAGCGCTTTCCCATGCCGTTTCGCAGCACGGTGGTGGCGCGGTCGCAGGCCATCGGACTCGACCCGGCCTACGTGTACGGGCTCATCCGCCAGGAAAGCCGCTTCGTCATGGACGCGCGCTCGGGCGTGGGGGCCTCCGGCCTCATGCAGGTGATGCCGGCCACGGCCCGCTGGACGGCCCGCAAGATCGGCATGGCGAATTTCACGCCCGACCAGATCAACGACCGCGAGACCAACATCACCATCGGCACCGCCTACCTCAAGCTGGCGCTGGACGATTTCGATGGCTCCATGCCCCTGGCCGCGGCGGCCTACAACGCCGGCCCGGGCCGCCCGCGCAACTGGCGCAACGGCCCGCTGCTGGAGGCGGCCATCTGGGCGGAGAACGTGCCTTTCAGCGAAACGCGCGACTACGTGAAGAAGGTGCTGGCCAACACGACGCTGTACGCGGCGATCCTGAGCGGTCAGCCGCAGTCGCTCAAGGGGCGGCTGGGCAGCGTGGGGCCGCGCGATGCCGCGGTGCCGGAGCCGAACAAGGACCTGCCCTGA
- a CDS encoding 5-formyltetrahydrofolate cyclo-ligase, which produces MDKAALRRALVEERLNLPDRLQRADLLQRVMRIWLVDRPDTVIGAYWPIKGEFDPLPALHRWKEDGELLDEPQRRRIGLPVVDKVHKTLTFHAWYPGCPMEEDAYGIPKPKDTEVIVPSLLFVPCVGYGPGGYRLGYGGGFYDRTLATLQPVPTTVGLGFTHGYIDDFEPEAHDLPLNAILNDNGVVWPI; this is translated from the coding sequence ATGGACAAAGCAGCCCTGCGCCGCGCACTGGTAGAAGAACGCCTGAACCTCCCCGACCGCCTACAGCGGGCGGACCTGCTTCAGCGCGTCATGCGAATCTGGCTGGTGGACCGGCCCGACACCGTCATCGGGGCCTACTGGCCCATCAAGGGCGAGTTCGACCCGCTCCCGGCGCTGCACCGCTGGAAGGAAGACGGCGAACTGCTCGACGAGCCCCAGCGGCGCCGCATCGGCCTGCCGGTGGTGGACAAGGTGCACAAGACCCTCACCTTCCATGCCTGGTACCCCGGCTGCCCGATGGAGGAGGACGCCTACGGCATCCCCAAGCCCAAGGACACGGAGGTGATCGTGCCCTCCCTGCTGTTCGTGCCCTGCGTGGGCTACGGCCCCGGCGGCTACCGGCTGGGCTACGGCGGCGGGTTCTACGACCGCACGCTGGCCACGCTGCAGCCGGTGCCCACCACCGTGGGCCTGGGCTTCACGCACGGCTACATCGACGACTTCGAGCCCGAGGCCCACGATCTGCCGCTGAATGCCATCCTGAACGACAACGGCGTGGTCTGGCCGATCTGA
- a CDS encoding glutathione S-transferase family protein produces the protein MFQLYIGNKNYSSWSMRPWVLLRQAGIAFEEVPLRFDSFDEGSQFKQKIQAVTPTGKVPVLVDGDLAVWDTLAIAEYVAERHPDKALWPADPAARARARSVCAEMHSGFSALRGACPMNIEARLPDTGALLWRDRPAVRADVARLIEMWTALLQAHGGPLLFGGFTIADAFFAPVCSRLTTYALPLPAHIAGYVERVLALPGVQDWVRGAEAEADFLDFEEPYRLSRTAR, from the coding sequence ATGTTCCAGCTCTACATCGGCAACAAGAACTACTCCTCCTGGTCCATGCGCCCCTGGGTGCTGCTGCGCCAGGCCGGCATCGCGTTCGAGGAAGTGCCGCTGCGTTTCGACAGCTTCGACGAAGGCTCGCAGTTCAAGCAGAAGATCCAGGCGGTCACACCCACCGGCAAGGTGCCCGTGCTGGTCGACGGCGACCTGGCGGTGTGGGACACCCTCGCCATCGCCGAATACGTGGCGGAAAGGCACCCGGACAAGGCGCTGTGGCCTGCCGACCCGGCCGCCCGCGCACGGGCCCGCAGCGTCTGCGCCGAGATGCACAGCGGCTTCTCCGCGCTGCGCGGCGCCTGCCCCATGAACATCGAGGCCCGCCTGCCCGACACCGGGGCCCTGCTGTGGCGCGACCGCCCCGCCGTGCGCGCCGACGTGGCGCGGCTGATCGAGATGTGGACGGCGCTGCTGCAGGCGCACGGCGGCCCGCTGCTGTTCGGCGGGTTCACCATCGCCGATGCCTTCTTCGCCCCCGTGTGTTCGCGCCTGACCACCTACGCCCTGCCGCTGCCAGCGCACATCGCGGGCTATGTGGAGCGCGTGCTGGCGCTGCCCGGCGTGCAGGACTGGGTGCGCGGGGCCGAGGCCGAAGCGGACTTTCTCGACTTCGAAGAGCCCTACCGGCTGAGCCGCACGGCGCGCTGA
- a CDS encoding multifunctional CCA addition/repair protein, with product MQIYMVGGAVRDRLLGRPVNDRDWVVVGATPDEMAGQGYLPVGRDFPVFLHPQTHEEYALARTERKSGRGYRGFAVQASPEVTLEEDLSRRDLTINAIAQPADAAGASASDPSATHGLCDPYGGVRDLQARVLRHVTDAFREDPVRILRVARFAARFTDFTVAPETLALMREMVEAGEVDHLVAERVWQELARGLMEPAPSRMFEVLRACGALAVLLPELDRLWGVPQRAEYHPEVDTGVHVMMVLDMAARLQAPLAVRFACLVHDLGKGTTAADVLPRHIGHETRSAELLRDVCERLRVPVDCRETADVVAREHGHIHRSADLNAAALVRLLERCDALRKPARFAEVLLACECDARGRLGFEETPYPQRPRLAAILAAAQSVVTAEIAARAAASGAAGPQVGEWIRKARMSAVADWLAAQD from the coding sequence ATGCAAATCTACATGGTGGGCGGTGCGGTGCGCGACAGGCTGCTGGGCCGCCCGGTCAACGACAGGGACTGGGTCGTCGTCGGCGCCACGCCCGACGAAATGGCGGGGCAGGGCTACCTGCCCGTGGGGCGCGACTTCCCGGTGTTCCTGCATCCCCAGACGCACGAGGAATACGCCCTGGCGCGCACCGAGCGCAAGAGCGGGCGCGGCTACCGCGGCTTTGCGGTACAGGCCTCGCCCGAGGTCACGCTGGAGGAAGACCTCTCGCGCCGCGACCTCACGATCAACGCCATCGCGCAGCCGGCCGATGCGGCCGGTGCCTCCGCCTCCGACCCCTCGGCAACGCACGGCCTGTGCGACCCCTACGGCGGCGTGCGCGACCTGCAGGCGCGCGTGCTGCGCCACGTGACCGACGCCTTCCGCGAAGACCCCGTGCGCATCCTGCGCGTGGCTCGCTTCGCCGCGCGCTTCACCGACTTCACCGTGGCCCCCGAGACCCTGGCGCTCATGCGGGAGATGGTCGAGGCCGGCGAGGTGGATCACCTGGTGGCCGAGCGCGTCTGGCAGGAACTGGCCCGCGGCCTGATGGAGCCCGCGCCCTCGCGCATGTTCGAGGTGCTGCGCGCCTGCGGGGCGCTGGCCGTGCTGCTGCCGGAGCTCGACCGCCTGTGGGGCGTGCCCCAGCGCGCGGAGTACCACCCCGAGGTCGACACCGGCGTGCACGTGATGATGGTGCTGGACATGGCCGCGCGGCTGCAGGCGCCCCTGGCCGTGCGCTTCGCCTGCCTGGTGCACGACCTGGGCAAGGGCACCACTGCGGCCGACGTGCTGCCGCGCCACATCGGCCACGAAACCCGCAGCGCCGAACTGCTGCGCGACGTGTGCGAGCGCCTGCGCGTGCCGGTGGACTGCCGCGAAACCGCCGACGTGGTGGCACGCGAACACGGCCACATCCACCGCAGCGCGGACCTCAACGCCGCCGCCCTGGTGCGGCTCCTGGAGCGTTGCGACGCCCTGCGCAAGCCGGCGCGCTTTGCCGAGGTGCTGCTGGCCTGCGAATGCGACGCGCGGGGCCGGCTCGGCTTCGAAGAGACGCCCTACCCCCAGCGCCCCCGGCTGGCAGCCATCCTCGCGGCGGCGCAGTCGGTGGTGACGGCGGAGATCGCCGCCCGCGCCGCAGCGTCGGGCGCCGCGGGCCCGCAGGTGGGCGAATGGATCCGCAAGGCGCGGATGAGCGCGGTGGCCGACTGGCTGGCCGCACAGGACTGA
- the trxC gene encoding thioredoxin TrxC yields the protein MNDTSHLHIVCPHCHTTNRVRTDQLASAPDCGQCHQPLFIGAPLTLDADGFERHVQRSHIPVLVDFWAPWCGPCRAMAPAFAQAARELEPQVRLAKLDTEAHPTLAARHQIRSIPTMILFQNGRESAHISGALGAADIVRWVRTATR from the coding sequence ATGAACGACACCTCGCACCTGCACATCGTCTGCCCCCATTGCCACACCACCAATCGCGTGCGGACGGACCAACTGGCGAGCGCGCCCGACTGCGGGCAGTGCCATCAGCCGCTCTTCATCGGCGCCCCTCTGACGCTGGATGCCGATGGTTTCGAGCGCCACGTGCAGCGAAGCCACATTCCGGTGCTGGTGGATTTCTGGGCGCCCTGGTGCGGCCCCTGCCGCGCGATGGCCCCGGCGTTCGCGCAGGCCGCGCGCGAACTGGAGCCGCAGGTGCGCCTGGCCAAGCTGGACACCGAGGCTCATCCGACGCTGGCGGCGCGCCATCAGATCCGCAGCATCCCGACGATGATCCTGTTCCAGAACGGCCGCGAGTCCGCCCACATTTCCGGCGCGCTGGGGGCTGCGGACATCGTGCGCTGGGTGCGCACCGCGACCCGCTGA
- the otsB gene encoding trehalose-phosphatase: MQNLPLLTARYALFLDFDGTLADIASHPDAVQVPPGIVPALQALHERLGGALAIATGRTQADIDRFLSPLQLPLACEHGAQYRLNSGLVGAVPAMDLTAVIRTIEALRDRYPALVLERKSAGVALHYRQAQELEALCRSTLEHALKHAPGLELMQGKCVLEIKPSGPSKGRAITDFMQHPPFQGRIPVFAGDDVTDENGFVATQAMGGIGIKVGTGETQATVRCDDTTVLREWLYQMAAPERPAA; encoded by the coding sequence ATGCAAAATCTACCGCTACTGACTGCGAGATACGCACTTTTCCTCGATTTTGACGGCACGCTCGCCGATATTGCGTCCCACCCCGATGCGGTGCAGGTGCCCCCGGGCATCGTGCCGGCGCTGCAGGCGCTGCACGAACGGCTGGGCGGTGCCCTGGCCATCGCGACGGGCCGCACGCAAGCCGACATCGACCGCTTCCTGTCCCCCCTCCAGTTGCCGCTGGCCTGCGAGCATGGCGCCCAGTACCGCCTGAACAGCGGGCTCGTGGGGGCCGTGCCGGCCATGGATTTGACGGCGGTCATCCGCACCATCGAGGCACTGCGCGACCGCTATCCCGCCCTGGTCCTGGAACGCAAGAGCGCCGGCGTCGCGCTGCACTACCGCCAGGCGCAGGAACTCGAAGCGCTGTGCCGCTCGACGCTGGAGCATGCGCTCAAGCACGCGCCCGGGCTCGAACTGATGCAGGGCAAGTGCGTGCTGGAGATCAAGCCCTCGGGCCCCAGCAAGGGGCGGGCGATCACCGACTTCATGCAGCACCCGCCCTTCCAGGGCCGCATCCCCGTGTTCGCGGGCGACGACGTGACGGACGAGAACGGCTTCGTCGCCACCCAGGCCATGGGCGGCATCGGCATCAAGGTGGGCACGGGCGAGACGCAGGCGACGGTGCGCTGCGACGACACCACCGTGCTGCGCGAATGGCTCTACCAGATGGCGGCGCCGGAAAGGCCCGCCGCATGA
- a CDS encoding glycoside hydrolase family 15 protein, with product MKTGSHFGPPAEPSLALGLIGNCAISALVDAQAHIVWCCLPRFDGDPVFNALLQPGDEGSRFAIEIEDLATTEQWYEPNTAVLRTRLTDRSGNSIEITDFAPRFYARSRYFRPMMLVRRVRRLEGAPRIRVTVDVRYGWGKDAPEITQGSNHIRYVGEDLTLRLNTDVPISHVLSGQPFVMAREHNFLLGADESLPTGIADTARHYEQETVWYWRHWTQRLAVPLEWQDAVIRAAITLKLSLFEDTGAIVAAMTTSIPESADSGRNWDYRYCWLRDAFFVVRALNSLSETATMEDYLRWLSNVVAEASDGHIQPLYGIGLEHDLPEAFVPHLAGYRGMGPVRVGNQAAEHFQHDVYGNIILGAAQAFHDQRLLHPAGATEFSRMEQIGELAVRVYGQPDAGMWELRTRARVHTSSALMSWAACDRLAKIAHSLQLPERADYWSAHARSMRDEILEKSWSEERQAFAESFGGNELDASVLLMAEVGLIDPMDPRFVSTVDAMEASLCDGPYMRRYEAADDFGKPDTAFNICAFWRIDALARIGRKAQAREIFEALLATRNPLGLLSEDTHAQTGEMWGNFPQTYSMVGIINAAVRLSDPWDSVI from the coding sequence ATGAAGACCGGTTCCCATTTCGGCCCGCCCGCCGAGCCCTCGCTCGCCCTGGGCCTGATCGGCAACTGCGCCATCAGCGCCCTGGTGGATGCGCAGGCGCACATCGTGTGGTGCTGCCTGCCCCGCTTCGACGGCGACCCGGTGTTCAACGCCCTGCTGCAGCCGGGCGACGAAGGCAGCCGCTTCGCCATCGAAATCGAAGACCTCGCCACCACCGAGCAGTGGTACGAGCCCAATACCGCAGTGCTGCGCACGCGGCTCACCGACCGTTCGGGCAACAGCATCGAGATCACGGATTTCGCCCCGCGCTTCTACGCCCGCTCGCGCTACTTTCGTCCCATGATGCTGGTGCGCCGCGTGCGCCGGCTGGAGGGTGCCCCGCGCATCCGCGTGACGGTGGATGTGCGCTACGGCTGGGGCAAGGACGCGCCCGAGATCACGCAGGGCAGCAACCACATCCGCTACGTGGGCGAGGACCTGACGCTGCGGCTGAACACCGACGTCCCCATCTCCCACGTGCTGTCGGGCCAGCCCTTCGTGATGGCGCGCGAGCACAACTTCCTTCTGGGCGCCGACGAATCCCTGCCCACCGGCATCGCCGACACGGCGCGCCACTACGAGCAGGAAACCGTGTGGTACTGGCGCCATTGGACGCAGCGCCTGGCAGTGCCGCTCGAATGGCAGGACGCGGTGATCCGCGCGGCCATCACGCTCAAGCTGTCGCTGTTCGAGGACACCGGCGCCATCGTGGCGGCGATGACCACGAGCATCCCCGAATCGGCCGACAGCGGTCGCAACTGGGACTACCGCTACTGCTGGCTGCGCGATGCGTTCTTCGTCGTGCGGGCGCTCAACAGCCTGTCCGAGACGGCGACGATGGAGGACTACCTGCGCTGGCTCAGCAACGTGGTGGCCGAGGCCAGCGACGGCCACATCCAGCCGCTGTACGGCATCGGCCTGGAGCACGACCTGCCCGAGGCCTTCGTGCCGCACCTGGCCGGCTACCGGGGCATGGGCCCGGTGCGCGTGGGCAACCAGGCGGCCGAGCATTTCCAGCACGACGTGTACGGCAACATCATCCTGGGCGCGGCCCAGGCCTTCCACGACCAGCGGCTGCTGCACCCGGCGGGCGCGACCGAGTTCTCGCGCATGGAGCAGATCGGCGAGCTGGCCGTGCGCGTGTACGGCCAGCCCGACGCCGGCATGTGGGAGCTGCGCACCCGCGCCCGCGTGCACACCTCGTCGGCGCTGATGAGCTGGGCCGCCTGCGACCGCCTGGCCAAGATCGCCCACTCGCTGCAGCTGCCGGAACGCGCAGACTACTGGAGCGCGCACGCCCGGTCGATGCGCGACGAGATCCTGGAAAAGTCCTGGAGCGAGGAGCGCCAGGCCTTTGCCGAGAGCTTCGGCGGCAACGAGCTGGACGCCAGCGTGCTGCTGATGGCCGAGGTGGGCCTGATCGACCCGATGGACCCGCGCTTCGTCTCGACGGTGGACGCCATGGAGGCGTCGCTCTGCGACGGCCCCTACATGCGCCGCTACGAGGCCGCGGACGACTTCGGCAAGCCCGACACCGCCTTCAACATCTGCGCGTTCTGGCGCATCGACGCGCTGGCCCGCATCGGCCGAAAAGCGCAGGCGCGCGAGATCTTCGAGGCCCTGCTGGCCACGCGCAACCCGCTCGGACTGCTGTCCGAGGACACGCACGCGCAGACCGGGGAGATGTGGGGCAACTTCCCGCAGACCTATTCCATGGTCGGCATCATCAATGCCGCCGTCCGGCTGTCCGACCCCTGGGACAGCGTGATCTGA
- the otsA gene encoding alpha,alpha-trehalose-phosphate synthase (UDP-forming): MSRLVVISNRIADPRKPAAGGLAVALGETLSRTGGLWFGWSGNISEDGLPGEGKLQTRQAGTVTLATVDLCQEDHDSYYSGYSNSVLWPVFHYRLDLADFNASYIAGYRRVNQMFARKLLPLLKEDDTIWVHDYHLIPLAAELRALGCRQRIGFFLHIPVPPPLIMAAIPQHEWLMRSLFAYDLVGLQSEADVSHFTRYLSNEANAETVGPQHLRAFGATVQVGAFPIGIDVDEFTRLAAAPEAVQTFTAMRDEYSRRRLLLGIDRLDYSKGIPQRVRAFRELLARYPENHHSATLVMIASPTRDSVDAYADLRQELEGLCGAINGDYGELDWMPLRYIHRTVARKRVPGLCRAAAVGLVTPLRDGMNLVAKEYIAAQDPDDPGVLVLSRFAGAAEQMKEALLVNPYDTQGMADTIQTALQMPLKERQRRHQALMERIREHDIHWWRKTFLETLG; this comes from the coding sequence ATGAGCCGCCTCGTCGTCATCTCCAACCGCATCGCCGATCCCCGCAAGCCCGCCGCCGGAGGCCTGGCGGTCGCGCTGGGCGAGACGCTGAGCCGCACCGGAGGCCTGTGGTTCGGCTGGAGCGGCAATATCTCCGAAGACGGCCTGCCCGGTGAAGGCAAGCTGCAGACGCGCCAGGCGGGCACCGTCACCCTGGCCACCGTGGATTTGTGCCAGGAAGACCACGACAGCTACTACAGCGGCTACAGCAACAGCGTGCTGTGGCCCGTGTTCCATTACCGGCTGGACCTGGCGGATTTCAACGCCAGCTACATCGCCGGCTACCGCCGCGTGAACCAGATGTTCGCCCGCAAGCTGCTGCCGCTGCTCAAGGAAGACGACACCATCTGGGTGCACGACTACCACCTGATCCCGCTCGCCGCCGAGCTGCGGGCGCTGGGCTGCCGCCAGCGCATCGGGTTCTTCCTGCACATCCCGGTGCCGCCGCCGCTCATCATGGCCGCCATCCCGCAGCACGAATGGCTCATGCGCTCCCTGTTCGCCTACGACCTCGTGGGCCTGCAGAGCGAGGCCGACGTGTCGCATTTCACGCGCTACCTGAGCAACGAAGCCAATGCGGAAACCGTGGGCCCGCAGCACCTGCGCGCCTTCGGCGCCACGGTGCAGGTGGGGGCCTTCCCCATCGGCATCGACGTGGACGAATTCACCCGCCTGGCCGCCGCGCCCGAGGCCGTGCAGACCTTCACCGCCATGCGCGACGAGTATTCGCGCCGGCGCCTGCTGCTGGGCATCGACCGGCTGGACTATTCCAAGGGCATCCCGCAGCGCGTGCGCGCCTTCCGCGAGCTGCTGGCGCGCTACCCCGAGAACCACCACAGCGCCACGCTGGTGATGATCGCCTCGCCCACCCGCGACAGCGTGGACGCCTATGCCGACCTGCGCCAGGAGCTGGAAGGCCTGTGCGGCGCCATCAACGGCGACTACGGCGAACTCGACTGGATGCCGCTGCGCTACATCCACCGCACCGTGGCCCGCAAGCGCGTGCCGGGCCTGTGCCGCGCCGCCGCCGTGGGCCTGGTGACGCCGCTGCGCGACGGCATGAACCTGGTCGCCAAGGAATACATCGCCGCCCAGGACCCGGACGACCCCGGCGTGCTGGTGCTGTCGCGCTTCGCAGGCGCGGCCGAGCAGATGAAGGAAGCGCTGCTGGTCAACCCCTACGACACGCAGGGCATGGCCGACACCATCCAGACCGCGCTGCAGATGCCGCTCAAGGAACGCCAGCGGCGCCACCAGGCGCTGATGGAGCGCATCCGGGAGCACGACATCCACTGGTGGCGCAAGACGTTCCTGGAGACGCTGGGCTGA